One Labrus mixtus chromosome 12, fLabMix1.1, whole genome shotgun sequence DNA segment encodes these proteins:
- the LOC132985140 gene encoding protein LEG1 homolog: protein MLRLTVLSLLACAVSLSSSAVILDNGMPISWAQTASQLTELPIQNEVVMPNPWNFLHRMSLYRLLIAATDPLILYMGTGANESPFWGLPLQLAWMRTSGRLADPTGTTTCGMETGDMCISTESWWGCENYFVSALPFLSAAHNRFLGEGVKVQMQVPEGVTDYCTTHADCSTRYPDAMTKWDAFFQGLITTGASALADNEKKDAILHLYWEAQLASTYLSAACEAKASHYSAPEMAFAKSWLNSGEFVAAAHFQSNMEKASKFITPLPGRILKEGDVAPNIEGLSEAENNVLNTFSWMDTLDKAVDGSLVSYWKRAMCSLRTREQGSRLLEELLSTKAYSSITFMGVLTTMATGC, encoded by the exons ATGTTGCGTCTAACGGTTCTCAGCCTCCTGGCCTGCGCTGTTTCTCTCAGCAGCTCTGCGGTTATTCTAGATAATGGCATGCCCATCTCATGGGCACAAACAGCCAGCCAACTGACCGAATTGCCGATACAGAATGAAGTCGTGATGCCAAATCCCTGGAACTTTCTTCACCGCATGAGTCTTTACAGATTGTTGATCGCTGCTACAGACCCATTAATTTTATACATGGGAACAGGTGCTAATGAAAGTCCATTTTGGGGACTGCCGCTGCAGCTTGCTTGGATGCGGACCTCAG GGCGTCTGGCTGACCCCACTGGTACTACAACATGTGGTATGGAGACAGGAGATATGTGTATATCTACTGAGAGTTGGTGGGGCT GTGAGAACTACTTTGTTTCTGCCCTGCCCTTCCTTTCGGCTGCGCACAACAGATTCCTGGGAGAAGGAGTGAAG GTCCAGATGCAGGTGCCTGAGGGTGTTACAGACTATTGCACCACACATGCCGACTGTTCAACTCGCTACCCTGATGCCATGACTAAGTGGGATGCCTTTTTCCAG GGTCTCATCACAACGGGTGCTTCTGCTCTAGCTGATAATGAGAAGAAAGACGCTATCCTTCATCTCTACTGGGAGGCCCAATTAGCTTCAACTTATCTATCTGCTGCATGCGAAGCCAA GGCGAGCCACTACTCTGCACCAGAGATGGCATTTGCAAAAAGCTGGCTGAACTCAGGGGAGTTCGTTGCTGCTGCACATTTCCAATCCAATATGGAAAAGGCTTCAAAGTTTATTACCCCTCTACCAGGTCGAATCTTAAAG GAGGGTGATGTTGCCCCTAACATTGAAGGTCTGAGTGAGGCGGAGAACAACGTACTGAATACATTCTCCTGGATGGATACCCTCGACAAAGCAGTTG ATGGGTCATTGGTGTCTTATTGGAAAAGAGCTATGTGCTCTTTGAGGACAAGAGAGCAAGGCAGTCGGCTGTTGGAGGAGCTCCTGTCAACCAAAGCCTACTCCTCCATCACTTTCATGGGCGTCCTCACTACAATGGCTACTGGCTGTTGA
- the LOC132985395 gene encoding uncharacterized protein LOC132985395, with protein sequence MAVVSAVALSGHKEELGRSKGRFRGGSPSARGAAPPPRCRFLKVRRALRFFFHLGSGPVEIKKEEEGRASGGWLGSAGLEQGLILCCSSGSTPGHCSSSAIIGGRQGEGQRLVLTGLLCDLAGEEEGEEKQEGKEGHEEELTCRSRRREVKGKPGGDTGGDTGGDTGGDTGGDLGGDDPEELAAAGTLLKMSLGLDLSGSETRTEVQKKKESWEKLQTGTRVMNLLKSQLQTGSS encoded by the exons atGGCAG ttgtttCTGCTGTGGCCCTATCTGGACATAAGGAGGAGCTGGGGAGGAGCAAAG GACGCTTCCGTGGAGGCTCTCCTTCCGCCCGTGGAGCCGCCCCGCCGCCACGCTGCCGCTTCCTGAAGGTCAGGAGGGCCCTCAGATTCTTCTTCCACCTCGGCTCAGGACCTGTGGAGatcaagaaagaagaagaggggagagcTTCTGGAGGCTGGCTCGGTTCCGCTGGTCTGGAACAGGGGCTgatcctctgctgctcctcaggCTCCACACCAGGCCACTGCTCCTCCTCAGCCATCATCGGGGGAAGGCAGGGGGAGGGGCAGCGGCTGGTTCTCACTGGGCTCCTCTGTGACCTGGCTggggaagaagagggagaggagaaacaggagggGAAAGAGGGGCACGAGGAGGAGCTCACTTGTAGGTCAAGGAGAAGGGAGGTAAAAGGAAAgccaggaggagacacaggaGGAGATACAGGAGGAGATACAGGAGGAGATACAGGAGGAGACCTGGGTGGAGACGATCCTGAAGAGCTGGCTGCTGCAGGGACCCTCCTCAAGATGAGCCTGGGGCTGGACCTGTCTGGGTCAGAGACGAGGACGGAAGTCCAG aagaagaaggagagctgGGAGAAGTTACAGACAGGGACCAGGGTGATGAACCTCCTGAAGAGCCAGCTGCAAACGGGATCCTCCTGA